ATAAGATCGGGGAAGAGCTCGGGCGTGTCTCGTGGAGACGGAGGCTAGCTATACCTATACGTTCGgcactcctcctcctgctccgtctGCTTTCGCATCTGCACGGTTGAGGCAACCTCGCCGGTTGGCAGCGGCGATGCACCCGCGTGTGCGTCTCCCTGGTGTGCGTGGTCCCCAACGAAACGCCTCGTCAGTTCCCATCACGGCAAGGCCGGGCACTGTAACCCTGCTATACGGGCCAAGGGCCGTATATCAACTAGTATCTACACTTTTAAACTCACCACGTATTAATGCCAGCCCCATGTACACGCTGTACCATTGGTCCACGTACCAGGAGCAAACGAGCTCGTCCACGCTATAGCCGTTCTCTTacacgtcctcttcctcctctacaATTACATTGTCACTTGAGAGAGAAACCACAGCGATGGGATGCGTGTCCCCTACAAAATTGCAGTCTAACTATTCCAGCAGAGATCTCGACTCGGACTCCGTTGCCTTCTCACTGAGCGATCTCTCCAAAGCTTTGTCAGCCTGCATGATAATGCAAAAAATGCGACAAACCGTAAGATTGTGCAACACTCCTGAATAATTCTTTGGACTGTTCGTTTTCGCGTATGATTTTTATAGGTGTAACAGTAGGTTCAGACGAGCAAACCATCTTCTGCCAGTCGGTGAAAAACGTGATGGCGGAGAGAAGCGTGGTCTGCGAGATGGATCCACAGACGACGCCAATCCAAAGCCCCTTTTCCCCCATCTTGAGCACAAAACCGAGGAGCATCGCCATGGGGATTCCGAGCAAGTAGAAGGAGCCGAGGTTGACGTACGCGCCCACGTGCTGCCATCCGCATCCTCGAGCGACGCCTGAGCAAGAACGTACGCACAGGCACAGAGATGTTAGTAACAAGAAGAGTAGCTACGTTTTGTTGGAAACGATAGAGAACTTGCAAGGTCATGCAGTTGCTCCCAGAACTCAGAAATGAATGTGACCTGAGAGAACCCCTTGCAGGCCATCGGTGACCACGGTGATGCAGACGAGAGGAACCATCACGGCGACGGCAGATGCCACCTCCTCCTCGCTGCTGTAAGCACGGCCCAGGAGGCGCCGTGACAGCAAAAGACTTCCACTGACGACCACCGCCTCTGTCACCGCGACCGACATCACGACCCGGACCGCCGATCGAGCTCCTTCCGGGTTCCCAGCACCCAATTCGTTAGCTACTCGCGTGCTGTTCGTTAAGAAATACAGAATCAACTATCAAACCGAAACTATTTCCACATCGGCCGTGTATTAACTGCCTTGAAAGATCGTACCTTCCAGCAGCTCCAAGTCCAGAAGGTATAGTAAAGAGCAATGTGACGCTCGTGAGGCTGTGAAAATAGTAAAAGTAAAAATGTAAGTTCAGCCTTCTTATACTAGAAGCAGATTTAAGCCACATCAAACAGTGCACATTTGGTACCATATTGAGAGCACCGAGGTTTGAAGCTCGGGGTTGGGCAGAAGCCCCGACATGAGAATAAGCAGCTCAAACGACCACCACTCAAGACTGAAAACGAATGTAAACATTACATGATTAGGCACATAAATGCGAAGTTAATTCCATTCCAATTAGGTTCTGGTGGTTGGTTACCATATCATGAGCGCAGAGGGCAGAGCTAGGCGCAGGAACACACCCACCCCCCTGAAGGCCTTGATGGTCGGCGGCGTGCGCGTCTCCTTGCAGGAGCTCGACATCGCAATGTAGGCCACGAGCATGGCCACGTTGAGCCAGTATGAGACACTGATGGCCAGGGCGGCGCCGGTGTACCCCATCCCGGCCCTGAACACCATG
The Triticum dicoccoides isolate Atlit2015 ecotype Zavitan chromosome 3A, WEW_v2.0, whole genome shotgun sequence genome window above contains:
- the LOC119268430 gene encoding protein DETOXIFICATION 14-like, coding for MAEAPLLPRKDQEATGYWRSEARKLAYLALPMVAVSLSQYAVQVSSNMMVGHLPGVLPLSSAAIATSLASVSGFSLLTGMASALETLCGQAYGARQYHTLGLHMYTAIVTLLVACVPLSLLWAFMGNLLVLIGQDPLIAHGAGRYIVWLIPGLFANAVIQPITKFLQSQSLIMPLLLSSVVTLALHVPLCWVMVFRAGMGYTGAALAISVSYWLNVAMLVAYIAMSSSCKETRTPPTIKAFRGVGVFLRLALPSALMICLEWWSFELLILMSGLLPNPELQTSVLSICLTSVTLLFTIPSGLGAAGSTRVANELGAGNPEGARSAVRVVMSVAVTEAVVVSGSLLLSRRLLGRAYSSEEEVASAVAVMVPLVCITVVTDGLQGVLSGVARGCGWQHVGAYVNLGSFYLLGIPMAMLLGFVLKMGEKGLWIGVVCGSISQTTLLSAITFFTDWQKMADKALERSLSEKATESESRSLLE